The sequence TTGAGCTATGGGAACCAAAAGAGATCGGACGACAAACTCTGAGATTGATATTTCAGAAAGTAACACTCTGCAATGTCCGATGAATCATATACAGTACTCCCTGGATTATCCGTCTCTCTGTTCTCCGTCACCTCGGTTAACCGTCACCGTTTTAAGATTTTCCACAATACATATTGCAATAATAGCCATGAAACGGTCGAAATCGGTTGGAACAAAACTCCTCGCGCAATACTtttgtttttcactttattcattgattttcttttgttttcgttcGCTCGATAGAAAAGCGTGTGAACGCAGCAGAGCAAAGTAACTGTTTGTCCATTCTACCCAAAACAAATTCTTGGAATTCTTTTTTGATGTGACATTCAGTTCAATGAGATTTTCAGTTTGATTTGAATTTCATGATGAGCAGACATTTAAAATGGAGccttcaacaacaaaaaaataccgaAGCGTAAACGAGTAGTGGTCACTATTGAAACGAAATTACAAATTATTGAGGAAATAGAAAAAGGTTCAACAATTGTTtcattaagtgaaaaatatgaTATTCCACGCacgaaattttcaagattttaaaaaAGATGCCACTCAAATCAAACAATATTCTGCGTCGATGGAATCTTTGGGAGGTCGGTCAAAAAAACGCAAAACGATGAAAAATACATTaaatgaaaaagtcgatgaagcaTTATTCTTGTGGTTTATTCCAATTCTGAGTAAAGGCGTTCCATTATCTGgtcaaatattgaaagaaaaggcattattttttaatgaaaaactagGAGGTCCGAAGGATTTCAAAGCTAGCTCAGGTTGGATGTATGGCTGACAAAATCGACATGGCGTGAAGGAAGTTTCGATACAAGGTGAAAAGATGAGCTCCATAGGTGCCAacgaaatcgaaaaatgcacaaaaaatttcaaaactttcgtCGAAAATCATGGTTTTACCCGTGAGCAAGTTTTCAATGCTGATGAAACGGGTCTGAACTATAAAGCACTCCCAAAAAAGACACTCGATTTTTGTGTGAATAGCTGCACCTGGATAGAAAATGCAAAAGCAACGAATAACATTGATGGTTAGCGCAAATTCAAGTGGTTATAGGCTCCCATTAGTTGTAGTTCATACGGCTAAACGTCCACGTTGATACACAAAATCAAACATGAATGCTCTTCCTGTGGCTTATTATGCTCAAAAGAATGCTTGGATGGATCGAACGATTTTTCACGACTAGTTCATGAACAGTTTTGTTCCAAATGttcgaaattatttaattacggAAGGATTATCACAGAAAGCAGTTTTGGTTCtggataatgccccatcacatccagTTGAAGATTTAACAAGTGATGatggtaatattttttgttatttcctgCCACCGAATTCAACTGCAGTTCTACAACCCATGGATCAATCAGTAATTGAAACTCTAAAGCGTCGAtatcggaaaaaatttattcaggACCTCGTTTCGCAAGAGAATATTGATTTGGCAGATTATTGGAAGAATTACAACATTAAAAACGCAATTGATAATGTAGCTGATTCATGGTCTGAGTTATCGTCGACAACATTGGAAAAATGTTGGAACAATCAATGGCCAAATACAGAATCACCTTCGAATAACAGTGACGATGTCTCACAGGTGACTAGTACATCTTCGGTTTTGCCATTGGAAAATAGTGAAACGATCAATGAATGGTTGAATTGTGACGAAAATGATTGTGGTTATGAGCTTTTGACTGATgaacaaataattaatgaagtgaatgatgaagaagaaaataatgatgaTTACGATGGAACAgataacaataatgaaaatggtcACAATCCTACTGCTTCATTTCTAAGACAAGAAGCCAAAACTGCTGCATCAAATTTAGAGAAATTTATCGCCTGGTATGAAATGCAAGATGAAGCCGGCTTTGCTGACACGATTCATATCACCAATTTTGTGCCATATCTGATACGCTCGTGTATCGCATATGTGCagtttgaacatatttttcctAATACAAATTTCTTGCACATGGCGATATATGAATCATAAAACTTACAGCGTGGAGATTGTTGTTCttgtattaattgttttttctaaaatcgTTCTAAAGCTTGCTTCCGCAATATTAGTTCTAGTGTAACAGAGGATCTTGGGAAAAATAATTGAGCGTAGAGCTCTTCGGTGATATTATTATATGGGGACAGGACATATTAACATTCATTCGTATGGTCATATGAACACGACGAAATCCTCTTAAGTTACGTTTTAGAAAGGaatttatacttaaaaattatttattttaagataaagGGAATTTTGAATCGCAAAAACTATGTAGAATTTTATCCTCAACCTATTCGTCTTTCACACTCATTCTAAAACTGATTGAAACTGTATTTtccgttaaatatttcgagcataCTAACAGTATGTGGCCACTGActtgtgaaaaattcattgcgaATCTGTttctgaaatataatatttccatTTGGCAGGCATAACCACACAAGCGTTCGTATTTTTGTTGACTGCGCTCCAGCTCGAAATCCAATAGG comes from Anastrepha ludens isolate Willacy chromosome 3, idAnaLude1.1, whole genome shotgun sequence and encodes:
- the LOC128857622 gene encoding jerky protein homolog-like; the encoded protein is MNSFVPNVRNYLITEGLSQKAVLVLDNAPSHPVEDLTSDDGNIFCYFLPPNSTAVLQPMDQSVIETLKRRYRKKFIQDLVSQENIDLADYWKNYNIKNAIDNVADSWSELSSTTLEKCWNNQWPNTESPSNNSDDVSQVTSTSSVLPLENSETINEWLNCDENDCGYELLTDEQIINEVNDEEENNDDYDGTDNNNENGHNPTASFLRQEAKTAASNLEKFIAWYEMQDEAGFADTIHITNFVPYLIRSCIAYVQFEHIFPNTNFLHMAIYES